The Microlunatus antarcticus genome window below encodes:
- a CDS encoding restriction endonuclease subunit S — translation MVPSYVAWMIEETIKSGRADRLLTGTTIKHLPQEKLRLIEIPQPNIEQQRSAASHLQQLSVARERMVGEANAVGNKCRSLRQAVLQAAFAGRLTGHAADLQIAEEIADV, via the coding sequence ATGGTGCCGAGCTACGTCGCCTGGATGATAGAGGAGACCATCAAGTCAGGCCGCGCCGACCGACTCCTGACTGGCACGACCATCAAGCACCTGCCGCAGGAGAAACTGCGGCTGATCGAGATTCCACAACCGAACATTGAGCAACAAAGATCAGCAGCCTCGCACCTGCAGCAGCTATCGGTCGCACGGGAACGCATGGTCGGCGAAGCCAATGCGGTTGGCAATAAGTGTCGAAGTCTGCGGCAAGCCGTGCTCCAAGCCGCTTTCGCTGGCCGCTTGACCGGGCATGCTGCTGACTTGCAAATAGCGGAGGAG
- a CDS encoding restriction endonuclease subunit S produces MTHDANLRPLGEIARVVPGRTPRHLDHHLKEHPRHDRTIPFFKVGDMNGATVRITRARTHLAPDELSLLGATPLPAGTLIFPKAGGAIATNKKRTLAVDGVIDLNCMGVVASSEVEPEYLRLWFESIELSSLADGSILPQISKRRVGSLMVPVPALDEQRRIVDILGNHLSRLDGAMQEIATAAAKARNLDLSAMRRVRRAFLETAVPEVRLGDVCQTTLGKMLDAKRANGIATPYLRNINVRWRSFDLSDVKSVQLTPAETDRLRIVDGDILVCEGGEPGRCAVWDGGSKQIAF; encoded by the coding sequence GTGACCCACGATGCCAACCTTCGCCCGCTCGGCGAGATAGCCAGAGTGGTACCAGGACGAACCCCCCGTCACTTGGATCATCACCTCAAGGAACACCCACGTCACGATCGAACGATTCCGTTCTTCAAGGTCGGCGACATGAACGGCGCCACTGTTCGAATCACACGGGCGAGGACTCATCTGGCACCAGATGAGCTAAGCCTTCTAGGTGCCACGCCCCTGCCGGCGGGAACTCTTATATTCCCCAAGGCAGGCGGAGCGATCGCAACGAACAAGAAGAGGACACTCGCAGTGGATGGGGTCATCGACCTCAACTGCATGGGCGTGGTTGCGTCGTCGGAGGTAGAGCCGGAGTACCTCCGACTCTGGTTCGAGTCTATCGAGTTGTCATCTCTGGCCGACGGCTCGATTCTTCCCCAGATATCCAAGAGGCGGGTTGGCAGCCTGATGGTGCCTGTTCCTGCACTTGATGAGCAGCGGCGAATCGTCGATATCCTCGGAAACCACCTCTCCCGCCTTGACGGCGCGATGCAAGAAATCGCCACCGCCGCGGCAAAAGCGCGAAACTTGGACCTCAGCGCAATGCGCCGCGTCAGGCGAGCTTTCCTGGAGACAGCCGTCCCGGAAGTCCGCCTCGGGGATGTGTGCCAAACGACCCTCGGAAAGATGCTAGATGCTAAACGGGCTAACGGTATCGCTACCCCTTATCTCCGAAACATCAATGTTCGGTGGCGGAGCTTCGACCTAAGTGACGTCAAGTCGGTACAACTCACGCCTGCAGAGACGGACCGCCTGCGAATTGTTGACGGGGACATCTTGGTGTGCGAAGGGGGCGAGCCGGGTCGATGCGCAGTTTGGGATGGCGGTTCTAAGCAGATAGCATTTTAG
- a CDS encoding type I restriction endonuclease subunit R produces the protein MPETSLPLAAEQRARVLIDGQLSAAGWSVQDRAAMNLFAGPGVAVRETIMTKGHGRADYLLYVDKRAVGVIEAKPEGTTLSGVEWQSAMYAQGLPAEVRLKSLTVEGRLPFVFEASGSETHFTNGYDPTPRARRIFAFPAPATLARALREAEADLERPTWRAKVQHMPELDVAPLRPAQITAINGIENSLAEQRFDRSLVQMATGAGKTFTAVTAAYRLLKHGGFHRVLFLVDRNNLADQTLAEFQNYRTSDDGRRFTEIYNVDKLTSAGALGSTHVVISTIQRVFMALRGEGVSDSDDPDLDSYVPKAPVTVAYSASLPPEAFDLVIVDEAHRSIYGVWRSVLEYFDAHVAGLTATPGKQTFGFFRQNLVSEYTYPQSVADGVNVDFDLYKIATEISQGGSRIEAGTVVPTVDRRTRVQKLVELDEDLEYTSKQLDRAVTSTSQIRLVLETFRDRLYTEIFPGRSTVPKTLIFCKDDAHAEEVVTTIREVFGKGNDFAAKITYVAKDPKGHLQRFRTSASLRVAVTVDMIATGTDVKPLECVFFMRDVRSAQYFEQMKGRGARTIDPSDFQAVTPDATAKTRFVIVDAVGVTDHDFVDPPLNRDKGASLKQLLTRAAALTITEAETATLASRLAALELQLTPAERAELDVVAGQPVRDVVRGLVDAVDPDTQAKAAEGAADPQAAVQNLLDRAIEPLAANPDLRLRILELRTAHDKVIDEVSVDVLLDAHGVVDTQRARSIVESWTQYLLEHRDEITAIQLLGEANERRISFADIQELADRISRPPRSWTPDLIWAAYAAVEVGRVRHSDRHTLTDLVSLLRFTLGTDGELVPYADRIRQRYASWLAQQKQAGTTFDHQQRWWLDRMVEVVAASAGITTDDLDGAPFSERGGVDGALRDLGQQAVSLINELNRDLTA, from the coding sequence ATGCCTGAGACATCCTTGCCACTCGCCGCCGAACAGCGTGCCCGCGTTCTGATCGACGGCCAGCTCTCGGCGGCAGGATGGTCTGTGCAGGACCGAGCGGCAATGAACCTCTTCGCCGGACCTGGGGTCGCGGTTCGCGAGACGATCATGACGAAGGGTCACGGCCGAGCCGACTACCTGCTCTACGTCGATAAGCGAGCTGTGGGTGTGATCGAGGCGAAGCCCGAGGGCACGACGCTGTCAGGCGTCGAGTGGCAGTCGGCCATGTACGCCCAGGGCCTGCCTGCCGAGGTACGCCTCAAGTCCCTCACCGTCGAGGGACGACTGCCCTTCGTGTTTGAGGCCAGCGGCTCGGAGACACACTTCACGAACGGGTACGACCCGACGCCAAGAGCGCGCCGCATCTTCGCCTTCCCCGCGCCTGCCACCCTGGCGCGAGCGCTACGTGAGGCTGAAGCCGACCTGGAGCGCCCCACGTGGCGGGCCAAGGTGCAGCACATGCCGGAGCTCGACGTCGCCCCACTGCGTCCGGCGCAGATCACCGCCATCAACGGGATTGAGAACTCGCTTGCTGAGCAACGCTTCGACCGGTCACTCGTGCAGATGGCGACCGGCGCCGGCAAAACCTTCACTGCAGTCACGGCGGCCTACCGCCTGCTCAAGCACGGCGGATTCCACCGCGTCCTGTTCCTGGTCGACCGCAACAACCTCGCTGACCAAACTTTGGCGGAGTTCCAGAACTACCGCACCTCGGATGACGGCCGGCGCTTTACCGAGATCTATAACGTCGACAAGTTGACCAGCGCTGGCGCCCTCGGCAGCACTCACGTTGTCATCTCCACCATCCAGCGGGTCTTCATGGCCCTGCGCGGTGAGGGCGTCAGTGACTCCGACGATCCAGATCTGGACTCCTACGTTCCCAAAGCCCCGGTCACCGTCGCATACAGCGCCTCTCTACCGCCGGAGGCTTTCGACCTTGTCATTGTGGACGAAGCCCACCGCTCCATCTACGGGGTGTGGCGCTCGGTGCTGGAGTACTTCGACGCCCACGTGGCCGGCCTCACCGCCACGCCAGGCAAGCAGACGTTCGGCTTCTTCCGCCAAAACCTCGTCAGCGAGTACACCTACCCCCAGTCCGTGGCGGACGGGGTCAACGTCGACTTCGACCTGTACAAGATCGCCACTGAGATCAGCCAAGGCGGCTCCCGCATCGAAGCTGGGACCGTGGTGCCCACCGTGGACAGGCGCACCCGAGTGCAGAAGCTCGTCGAACTCGACGAGGACCTGGAGTACACGAGCAAGCAGCTGGACCGGGCCGTGACCTCTACATCCCAGATCCGCTTGGTGCTAGAGACCTTCCGCGACCGGCTCTACACCGAGATCTTCCCGGGCCGCTCAACCGTGCCCAAGACACTGATCTTCTGCAAGGACGACGCCCACGCCGAGGAGGTCGTCACCACCATCAGAGAGGTCTTCGGCAAGGGCAACGACTTCGCAGCGAAGATCACTTACGTCGCCAAGGATCCCAAGGGCCACCTGCAACGCTTCCGCACCTCCGCCTCCCTGCGCGTTGCCGTCACAGTGGACATGATCGCCACCGGCACCGACGTCAAGCCGCTGGAGTGCGTGTTTTTTATGCGCGACGTGCGCTCAGCGCAGTACTTCGAGCAGATGAAAGGCCGCGGTGCCCGCACCATCGACCCTTCCGACTTCCAGGCCGTCACCCCCGACGCCACCGCGAAGACCCGCTTCGTCATCGTCGACGCCGTAGGGGTCACCGATCACGACTTTGTCGACCCACCCCTTAACCGAGACAAGGGCGCTTCCCTCAAGCAGCTGCTCACCAGAGCCGCAGCACTAACGATCACCGAAGCCGAGACCGCCACCCTCGCGTCCCGTCTAGCGGCGCTGGAGCTGCAACTCACGCCGGCCGAGCGGGCCGAGCTCGACGTCGTGGCCGGTCAGCCGGTGCGCGACGTAGTCCGCGGCTTGGTTGACGCCGTCGACCCTGACACCCAGGCCAAGGCCGCCGAAGGCGCGGCCGACCCCCAAGCCGCTGTTCAGAACTTGCTTGATCGCGCAATCGAGCCGCTGGCCGCCAACCCCGACCTGCGTCTGCGCATCCTTGAACTGCGCACCGCGCACGACAAGGTCATCGATGAAGTAAGCGTTGACGTGCTTCTCGATGCCCACGGTGTCGTCGATACCCAGCGCGCCAGGTCGATCGTGGAGTCCTGGACGCAGTACTTGCTTGAACACCGCGACGAGATCACGGCCATTCAGCTCCTCGGCGAGGCCAATGAACGACGCATCTCCTTCGCTGACATCCAAGAGCTCGCCGACCGCATCAGTCGGCCACCGCGGAGCTGGACTCCCGACCTCATCTGGGCTGCTTACGCCGCAGTCGAGGTCGGACGCGTACGACACAGCGACCGACACACCCTCACTGATCTAGTGTCGCTGCTTCGCTTCACGCTCGGCACTGACGGCGAGCTAGTGCCCTACGCCGACCGGATCCGGCAGCGCTACGCCTCGTGGTTGGCACAACAGAAGCAGGCCGGCACGACCTTCGATCATCAGCAGCGGTGGTGGCTTGACCGTATGGTCGAGGTGGTTGCCGCTTCAGCAGGCATAACGACTGACGACCTCGATGGAGCACCCTTTAGCGAACGCGGCGGCGTAGACGGGGCGCTTCGCGACCTCGGCCAACAAGCCGTGTCGTTGATCAATGAACTGAATCGGGATCTTACTGCGTGA